The Propionibacterium freudenreichii subsp. freudenreichii genome contains a region encoding:
- a CDS encoding GNAT family N-acetyltransferase yields MSGVVRVLGPQDLPRARALLDRNPLENLFVNARLDMGGLERNRPGTRVWGWESDGELTALCHAGANLVSVGADAEALDAFAEQLGPRRISASIMGAADQTRGLYERLAQRWGDAWAHPREIRAHQPLMSVDGMSLIVPDERVHPIAPSLLQPYLSAAVSMYTEEVGVSPLDGTRGYENYVHSLIMMGRAFGAYDEAQRKVWFKADIGCAHEWACQIQGVWLDPLLRGRGLAKPAMAQVVRLCLRAYPVVSLYVNDFNTRARRLYERVGFRTVSELATVLY; encoded by the coding sequence ATGAGTGGTGTCGTGCGCGTCCTGGGACCCCAGGACCTTCCCCGCGCCCGTGCGCTGCTGGACCGCAACCCGCTGGAGAACCTGTTCGTCAATGCCCGCCTCGACATGGGTGGGCTGGAGCGCAATCGCCCCGGGACCCGCGTGTGGGGATGGGAGAGCGATGGCGAACTCACCGCACTGTGCCATGCCGGCGCGAACCTGGTGTCCGTGGGGGCCGACGCCGAGGCATTGGACGCCTTCGCCGAGCAGCTCGGGCCACGGCGCATCTCGGCGTCCATCATGGGGGCCGCTGACCAGACCCGGGGCCTGTATGAACGGCTTGCGCAGCGATGGGGTGATGCCTGGGCCCATCCCCGCGAGATCCGGGCCCACCAGCCCCTGATGTCGGTCGACGGCATGTCCCTGATCGTTCCCGACGAACGCGTCCACCCGATCGCGCCGAGCCTGCTGCAGCCCTATCTGAGCGCCGCCGTGTCGATGTACACCGAGGAGGTCGGGGTGTCGCCCCTGGACGGCACCCGCGGCTACGAGAACTATGTGCACAGCCTCATCATGATGGGACGCGCCTTCGGTGCCTATGACGAGGCCCAGCGCAAGGTCTGGTTCAAGGCCGACATCGGGTGTGCCCACGAATGGGCCTGCCAGATCCAGGGCGTGTGGCTCGACCCCCTGCTCCGCGGACGTGGCCTGGCCAAACCCGCCATGGCGCAGGTCGTGCGCCTGTGCCTGCGCGCCTATCCCGTCGTGTCGCTGTACGTCAACGACTTCAACACCAGGGCCCGTCGCCTCTACGAGCGGGTCGGCTTCCGCACCGTCTCGGAACTGGCCACCGTCCTGTACTGA
- the ispG gene encoding flavodoxin-dependent (E)-4-hydroxy-3-methylbut-2-enyl-diphosphate synthase, with amino-acid sequence MADSGMTNQATDSGEFTRPPTGVLAPRRRTRKIRVGKVFIGGDAPISVQSMTNTLTADVNATLQQIAKLTAAGCDIVRVAVPSQDDVDALPAIASRSQIPVVADIHFNPKYVIAAIEAGCAAVRVNPGNIKAFDNKIAEIARSATEHGTGLRIGINAGSLDKRLHRLYETDPAGALVQSALNEARLFEDVGFRDFAISVKHHDPVIMVEAYRRLSQACDYPLHLGVTEAGPAFQGTIKSSVAFGALLAEGIGDTIRVSLSADPVQEVKVGVKILEALNLRPRQFEIVSCPSCGRAQVDVYTLAEQVTEAMKDMTIPIRVAVMGCVVNGPGEAREADLGVASGNGKGQIIVKGKVIKTVPEDAIVETLIEEANKIAADFPEQGTPQVLV; translated from the coding sequence ATGGCTGACAGCGGCATGACCAACCAGGCGACGGACTCCGGGGAGTTCACGCGTCCCCCCACCGGGGTGCTCGCTCCCCGACGCAGGACCCGCAAGATTCGCGTTGGCAAGGTCTTCATCGGTGGCGACGCCCCGATCTCGGTGCAGTCCATGACCAATACGCTCACCGCCGATGTCAATGCCACGCTGCAGCAGATCGCCAAGCTCACCGCGGCGGGATGCGACATCGTGCGCGTGGCCGTGCCCAGCCAGGATGACGTGGATGCGCTCCCCGCCATCGCCAGCCGCTCGCAGATCCCGGTGGTGGCCGACATCCACTTCAACCCGAAGTACGTGATCGCGGCCATCGAGGCCGGCTGTGCGGCCGTGCGCGTCAATCCGGGCAATATCAAGGCCTTCGACAACAAGATCGCCGAGATCGCCAGGTCGGCCACCGAACACGGCACCGGCCTGCGCATCGGCATCAATGCCGGTTCGCTGGACAAGCGGTTGCACCGGCTGTACGAAACCGACCCGGCCGGCGCACTCGTGCAGTCGGCCCTCAACGAGGCCCGGCTCTTCGAGGATGTCGGCTTCCGCGACTTTGCCATCTCCGTGAAGCACCATGATCCCGTCATCATGGTGGAGGCATACCGTCGCCTGTCCCAGGCCTGCGATTACCCCCTGCACCTGGGTGTCACCGAGGCCGGGCCGGCGTTCCAGGGCACCATCAAGTCGTCGGTGGCCTTCGGGGCGCTGCTCGCCGAGGGCATCGGGGACACGATTCGCGTGTCGCTGTCGGCTGATCCGGTGCAGGAGGTGAAGGTGGGGGTCAAGATCCTGGAGGCCCTGAACCTTCGTCCCCGCCAGTTCGAGATCGTCAGCTGTCCCAGTTGCGGACGCGCCCAGGTGGACGTCTACACGCTGGCCGAGCAGGTCACCGAGGCCATGAAGGACATGACCATCCCGATTCGGGTTGCCGTCATGGGCTGCGTGGTCAACGGACCCGGGGAGGCCCGCGAGGCCGACCTGGGGGTTGCCTCGGGCAATGGCAAGGGACAGATCATCGTCAAGGGCAAGGTGATCAAGACGGTGCCGGAGGACGCCATCGTCGAAACGCTCATCGAGGAAGCGAACAAGATCGCTGCGGACTTCCCCGAGCAGGGCACACCCCAGGTGCTCGTCTGA
- the dxr gene encoding 1-deoxy-D-xylulose-5-phosphate reductoisomerase, which yields MRDVVLLGSTGSIGTQTCEVIDPRRDSFRITGLSAGGAHVALLAQQAVQFEVPVVGIAEAGHEEEFWHAFEAAGGTRRPKLISGESANQELAAMKTDVVLNAITGAAGLHATLTTLEAGTTLALANKESLVIGGTLVTQAARPGQLVAVDSEHSAFAQCLRGGGSREVRSLMLTASGGPFRGRTRDELRSVTPEQALAHPTWHMGRVITINSATLVNKGLELIEAALLYDVDYDAINVVVHPQSMVHSGVEFFDGATIMQASPPDMRLPIGLALTWPARMKDAALGCDWTRAAQWSFEPLDTDTFPAPEMARRAGKAGGTAPAVFNGANEVCVEAFLSGLIGFLDITDNIAKVLHEHHAKPRIGELSVQDVLAADAWARDRARAYCGVNDA from the coding sequence GTGCGTGATGTTGTGCTTCTTGGCAGTACCGGATCGATCGGAACGCAGACCTGTGAGGTGATCGACCCCCGCCGCGACAGTTTCCGGATCACCGGATTGTCGGCGGGTGGTGCCCACGTGGCGCTGTTGGCCCAGCAGGCCGTCCAGTTCGAGGTGCCGGTCGTGGGAATCGCCGAGGCGGGCCACGAGGAGGAGTTCTGGCATGCCTTCGAGGCAGCCGGGGGAACGCGTCGCCCGAAGTTGATCTCCGGCGAATCGGCCAACCAGGAACTCGCGGCGATGAAGACCGACGTGGTGCTCAATGCGATCACGGGGGCGGCCGGACTGCATGCCACGCTCACCACGCTGGAAGCCGGCACGACCCTGGCCCTGGCCAACAAGGAATCGTTGGTGATCGGCGGGACGCTCGTCACGCAGGCGGCCCGGCCCGGCCAGCTCGTCGCCGTCGACTCCGAGCATTCCGCCTTTGCGCAATGCCTGCGTGGGGGAGGTTCCCGGGAGGTCCGTAGCCTGATGCTCACCGCGTCCGGCGGGCCCTTCCGTGGACGCACCCGCGACGAGCTGCGCAGCGTGACCCCCGAGCAGGCCCTGGCCCATCCCACCTGGCACATGGGCAGGGTGATCACCATCAACTCGGCCACGCTGGTCAACAAGGGCCTCGAGCTCATCGAGGCGGCGCTGCTGTACGACGTCGACTATGACGCGATCAACGTGGTGGTCCATCCCCAGTCGATGGTGCACTCCGGTGTGGAGTTCTTCGACGGCGCCACCATCATGCAGGCCTCGCCCCCCGATATGCGCCTGCCCATCGGGCTTGCGCTCACCTGGCCGGCCCGCATGAAGGATGCTGCCCTGGGTTGCGACTGGACCAGGGCTGCCCAGTGGAGCTTCGAGCCATTGGACACCGACACCTTCCCGGCCCCTGAGATGGCACGGCGCGCAGGCAAGGCCGGCGGCACGGCCCCGGCAGTGTTCAATGGCGCCAACGAGGTGTGCGTCGAGGCCTTCCTCAGCGGGCTCATCGGCTTCCTGGACATCACCGACAACATCGCCAAGGTGCTCCACGAGCACCATGCGAAACCTCGCATCGGGGAATTGAGCGTGCAGGACGTCCTGGCTGCCGACGCCTGGGCGCGCGACAGGGCACGTGCCTACTGCGGCGTCAACGACGCCTGA
- the rlmN gene encoding 23S rRNA (adenine(2503)-C(2))-methyltransferase RlmN — protein sequence MSTGPGRRPPKHWMDLGVDERIEAVRALGLPAFRAKQISTHWFSRCEHDPRQWTDLPAAVRDEVADKLFPQLLTPVQALSADHGRTVKVAWQLHDGSLVESVLMRYPHRTTICISSEAGCAMNCPFCATGQGGLQRNLSAAEIVGQVLDGARRLANGEIPGGPGRINNVVFMGMGEPMANFKAVLGAVREITRPEPDGLGISARGVTVSTIGMVPRINELSDTGIPATLAISLHAPDDELRDELVPLNKHFNIDAVLDAAWAYAENTKRRVSIEYALIKDINDQSWRADLLARRLKERGDWGWCHVNLIPLNPTPGSKWTASRREDEEAFVRHLENHHVPVTVRDTRGREIDGACGQLAAAVKAR from the coding sequence ATGTCGACCGGTCCGGGGCGACGTCCCCCCAAGCACTGGATGGACCTGGGCGTCGATGAGCGCATCGAGGCGGTCAGGGCACTCGGACTGCCGGCCTTCCGCGCCAAGCAGATTTCCACGCATTGGTTCAGCAGGTGCGAGCACGACCCGCGCCAGTGGACTGACCTGCCGGCTGCCGTCCGCGACGAGGTCGCCGACAAATTGTTCCCCCAGCTCCTCACCCCGGTGCAGGCATTGAGCGCCGACCACGGGCGCACCGTCAAGGTCGCCTGGCAGCTGCACGATGGTTCGTTGGTCGAATCGGTGCTGATGCGCTATCCGCACCGCACCACGATCTGCATCAGTTCGGAGGCGGGCTGCGCGATGAATTGCCCCTTCTGTGCCACCGGCCAGGGCGGCCTGCAGCGCAACCTGTCCGCCGCCGAGATCGTCGGGCAGGTACTGGATGGCGCCCGTCGCCTCGCGAACGGGGAGATTCCCGGGGGCCCCGGACGCATCAACAATGTCGTGTTCATGGGGATGGGGGAGCCCATGGCGAACTTCAAGGCCGTGCTGGGCGCAGTCCGCGAGATCACGCGCCCCGAGCCCGATGGGCTGGGCATCTCGGCGCGCGGGGTCACCGTGTCCACCATTGGGATGGTTCCGCGCATCAATGAGCTGTCCGACACCGGGATCCCGGCGACCCTGGCCATTTCCCTGCACGCCCCCGACGATGAGCTGCGCGACGAGCTCGTGCCGCTCAACAAGCACTTCAACATCGATGCCGTGCTGGACGCGGCCTGGGCCTATGCCGAGAACACCAAGCGGCGCGTGTCCATCGAATATGCCCTCATCAAGGACATCAACGACCAGTCCTGGCGTGCCGACCTGCTGGCGCGCCGCCTCAAGGAACGCGGCGACTGGGGCTGGTGCCATGTCAACCTCATTCCGCTGAATCCCACCCCGGGATCGAAGTGGACGGCCTCCCGGCGTGAGGACGAGGAGGCCTTCGTCAGGCACCTGGAGAACCATCACGTGCCCGTGACGGTCCGCGACACCCGCGGCCGCGAGATCGACGGGGCCTGTGGTCAGTTGGCCGCCGCCGTCAAGGCGCGCTGA
- a CDS encoding phosphatidate cytidylyltransferase — translation MSAAKRSPGRNLPAAITTGVILGAVVVATLLWWNWGFALFVALALALGVWEVCNALEKLDMHPARWPILVGTPIVMIGSYAVGQGSGEPESALGFIVGGLALMVIVALFWRIPRGTQDFVRDAAASLFVIGYLPLLGSTVALMLAGSSGVARIFCFLLAPIASDTGAYVVGVLFGKHKMAPRISPAKSWEGFAGGIVTAMVLCALAVHGLLHAPAWVGLLLGLVAGCCGVVGDLVESAIKRDAGIKDMSHVLPGHGGVMDRLDSLLAAAPAAWLVMYVLIV, via the coding sequence GTGTCGGCGGCCAAGCGCAGCCCCGGGCGCAATCTGCCGGCGGCCATCACCACCGGGGTGATCCTCGGTGCGGTGGTCGTCGCCACCCTGCTGTGGTGGAACTGGGGCTTCGCCCTGTTCGTGGCGCTCGCGCTGGCCCTGGGCGTCTGGGAGGTCTGCAACGCCCTCGAGAAGCTGGACATGCACCCGGCGCGCTGGCCCATTCTGGTGGGCACGCCCATCGTGATGATTGGCTCCTATGCCGTGGGTCAGGGGTCCGGCGAACCGGAGAGCGCCCTGGGATTCATCGTGGGCGGGCTTGCGCTCATGGTCATCGTCGCCCTGTTCTGGCGCATTCCCCGCGGCACGCAGGACTTCGTGCGCGACGCAGCGGCAAGCCTGTTCGTCATCGGCTATCTGCCGCTGCTGGGCTCCACGGTGGCCCTCATGTTGGCGGGCAGCAGCGGGGTGGCACGCATCTTCTGCTTCCTGTTGGCACCCATCGCGTCCGACACCGGTGCCTATGTGGTCGGGGTGTTGTTCGGCAAGCACAAGATGGCGCCCAGGATCTCCCCGGCCAAGAGCTGGGAGGGCTTCGCCGGAGGCATCGTGACAGCCATGGTGCTGTGCGCGCTGGCCGTGCACGGATTGCTGCACGCCCCGGCCTGGGTGGGCCTGCTGCTGGGCCTGGTCGCGGGCTGCTGCGGCGTCGTGGGCGATCTGGTCGAATCGGCGATCAAGCGCGATGCCGGCATCAAGGACATGAGTCATGTGCTGCCCGGCCACGGTGGCGTCATGGATCGGCTCGACTCCCTGCTCGCTGCCGCGCCCGCCGCTTGGCTCGTGATGTACGTTTTGATCGTGTGA
- the frr gene encoding ribosome recycling factor, with protein MQGAIDFAKEDFSGVRTGRANPAMFEKLEAEYYGVPTPIQQLASFSSPDPRTMLITPYDKGALGAIEKAVRDSDLGVNPASDGNAIRAVLPELTEERRKEYIKIVRTKAEDAKIAIRGHRRRGMDAIKAQEKDKEIGEDDARVSEKQLDAVTKKYTELVDELLKAKEAELLAV; from the coding sequence ATGCAGGGGGCCATCGACTTCGCCAAGGAGGACTTCTCCGGCGTGCGCACCGGCCGGGCGAACCCGGCGATGTTCGAAAAGCTCGAGGCCGAGTACTACGGCGTCCCCACCCCGATCCAGCAGCTGGCCAGTTTCAGCTCGCCCGACCCGCGCACCATGCTCATCACCCCCTACGACAAGGGGGCACTGGGAGCCATCGAGAAGGCGGTGCGCGACTCCGATCTGGGCGTCAATCCGGCCAGTGACGGCAATGCCATCCGCGCCGTGCTGCCCGAGCTCACCGAGGAGCGCCGCAAGGAATACATCAAGATCGTGCGCACCAAGGCCGAGGACGCCAAGATCGCCATTCGCGGGCACCGTCGCCGCGGGATGGACGCCATCAAGGCCCAGGAGAAGGACAAGGAGATCGGCGAGGACGACGCGCGCGTCTCCGAGAAGCAGCTGGACGCGGTGACCAAGAAGTACACCGAGTTGGTCGACGAGCTGCTCAAGGCCAAAGAGGCCGAATTGCTGGCTGTCTGA
- the pyrH gene encoding UMP kinase encodes MAEPFHRVLLKLSGEAFGNGGLGVDPVTVNAIAKQIVKVTEAGTQVAIVVGGGNYFRGVELQKGGMDRDRADYMGMLGTVMNSLALQDFCEKEGVATRVQTAITMGQVAEPYIPRRAERHLEKGRVVIFGAGSGMPYFSTDTVAAQRALEIGAEVLLMAKNGVEGVYDSDPRTNADAHLYDDLSYDEFLAKDLKVADATAVSLARDNQLNMIFFNMDDPDNIMRAVRGEKIGTLVHY; translated from the coding sequence GTGGCCGAACCATTCCATCGCGTATTGCTCAAGCTCTCGGGCGAGGCATTCGGCAATGGAGGTCTGGGCGTCGACCCCGTGACCGTCAATGCGATTGCCAAGCAGATCGTCAAGGTCACCGAAGCCGGCACCCAGGTGGCCATCGTGGTCGGCGGTGGGAACTACTTCCGCGGTGTTGAGCTGCAGAAGGGCGGCATGGACCGCGATCGCGCCGACTACATGGGCATGCTCGGCACCGTGATGAATTCGCTGGCCCTCCAGGACTTCTGCGAGAAGGAGGGAGTGGCCACACGGGTGCAGACCGCCATCACGATGGGGCAGGTCGCCGAGCCCTATATTCCGCGCCGCGCCGAGCGCCACCTCGAAAAGGGACGGGTCGTCATCTTCGGGGCCGGATCCGGAATGCCCTATTTCTCCACCGACACCGTCGCCGCCCAGCGCGCGCTGGAGATCGGCGCCGAGGTCCTGCTGATGGCCAAGAACGGTGTCGAAGGGGTGTACGACTCAGATCCCCGCACGAACGCCGATGCGCACCTCTACGACGACTTGTCCTACGACGAGTTCCTGGCCAAGGACCTCAAGGTGGCCGACGCCACTGCGGTCAGCCTGGCCCGCGACAACCAGCTGAACATGATCTTCTTCAACATGGACGACCCCGACAACATCATGAGGGCCGTGCGGGGGGAGAAGATCGGCACGCTCGTGCATTACTGA
- the tsf gene encoding translation elongation factor Ts gives MAIKATDVKKLRDATGAGMMDAKKALTEAEGDFEKATELLRVSGAAKAAKRSDREAANGLVAAAGNALIQLASETDFVAKNAEFIALGDQIAKAVDEAAAASLDEALAITLPDGRTIQQAVADMAAKIGEKIELAHAAYVPGTIDVYLHRRDPDLPPQVGVIVAVEGDDEDFVHSVALQIASMNPSYLSPEDVPADIVERERRIAEETAQEEGKPEKIIPRIVEGRLKSFYKEECLLEQPEINDEKKTVGQLAKEHGVKILAFERFATGA, from the coding sequence ATGGCAATCAAAGCCACTGATGTGAAGAAGCTGCGCGACGCCACCGGCGCCGGCATGATGGACGCCAAGAAGGCGCTCACCGAGGCCGAGGGCGACTTCGAGAAGGCCACCGAGCTGCTCCGCGTGAGCGGTGCGGCCAAGGCCGCGAAGCGCTCCGATCGTGAGGCCGCCAACGGCCTGGTCGCTGCCGCCGGCAACGCGCTGATCCAGCTCGCCTCCGAGACCGACTTCGTGGCGAAGAACGCCGAGTTCATCGCGCTGGGCGACCAGATCGCCAAGGCCGTTGACGAGGCCGCCGCCGCCAGCCTCGATGAGGCCCTGGCCATCACGCTGCCCGATGGCCGCACGATCCAGCAGGCCGTGGCCGACATGGCCGCCAAGATCGGCGAGAAGATCGAACTCGCCCACGCGGCGTACGTGCCCGGCACGATCGACGTCTACCTGCACCGCCGCGATCCCGACCTGCCCCCGCAGGTTGGCGTCATTGTCGCGGTGGAGGGTGACGACGAGGACTTCGTGCACTCGGTCGCGCTCCAGATCGCCTCGATGAACCCGAGCTACCTTTCCCCCGAGGACGTCCCCGCCGACATCGTCGAGCGCGAGCGTCGCATTGCCGAGGAGACGGCCCAGGAAGAGGGCAAGCCCGAGAAGATCATTCCCCGTATCGTCGAAGGGCGCCTGAAGTCCTTCTACAAGGAGGAGTGCCTGCTCGAGCAGCCCGAAATCAACGATGAGAAGAAGACCGTTGGTCAGCTGGCCAAGGAGCACGGCGTGAAGATCCTGGCGTTCGAGCGGTTCGCCACCGGCGCCTGA
- the rpsB gene encoding 30S ribosomal protein S2 — MAVVTTRQLLESGVHFGHQTRRWNPKMKRFIFNERNGIYIIDLRQSLTYIDKAYAFVKDTVAKGGQVLFVGTKKQAQEAVVEQASRVGMPYVDQRWLGGMLTNFQTISKRIARLKELEAMDLETVQPGGFTKKELLGFSREKTKLEKSLGGIRDMAKVPQAVWIIDTNKEHLAVDEARKLHIPVVAILDTNCDPDEVDYPIPGNDDAIRSVALLTRIIADACAEGLVARQAKNQADGTEGAAAEPMAEWEKELLESGEKAEKTEQTDEQAGELNAEVTDAVQAEDAKEAEKAAEAPKPAAATPAPEAPKPAEAAPATEEKPAQAN, encoded by the coding sequence ATGGCCGTCGTTACTACGCGTCAGCTGCTCGAGAGCGGTGTCCACTTCGGACACCAGACCCGCCGTTGGAATCCGAAGATGAAGCGCTTCATCTTCAACGAGCGCAATGGCATCTACATCATTGACCTTCGTCAGTCGCTCACCTACATCGACAAGGCCTACGCCTTCGTCAAGGACACCGTCGCCAAGGGCGGCCAGGTGCTGTTCGTGGGCACGAAGAAGCAGGCCCAGGAGGCCGTCGTCGAGCAGGCCAGCCGTGTCGGCATGCCCTACGTCGATCAGCGTTGGCTGGGCGGAATGCTCACCAACTTCCAGACCATCAGCAAGCGCATCGCGCGGCTGAAGGAACTTGAGGCCATGGACCTCGAGACCGTCCAGCCCGGTGGATTCACCAAGAAGGAACTCCTCGGCTTCTCGCGCGAGAAGACCAAGCTGGAGAAGTCGCTGGGTGGTATCCGCGACATGGCCAAGGTCCCGCAGGCCGTCTGGATCATTGACACCAACAAGGAGCACCTGGCCGTCGACGAGGCGCGCAAGCTGCACATCCCGGTGGTCGCCATCCTGGACACCAACTGTGACCCCGATGAGGTCGACTACCCGATTCCGGGCAATGACGACGCCATTCGCTCGGTTGCGCTGCTCACCCGCATCATCGCCGACGCCTGCGCCGAGGGACTCGTGGCCCGCCAGGCCAAGAACCAGGCCGACGGCACCGAGGGTGCCGCCGCCGAGCCGATGGCCGAGTGGGAGAAGGAACTGCTGGAGTCGGGCGAAAAGGCCGAGAAGACCGAGCAGACCGACGAGCAGGCCGGCGAGCTCAACGCCGAGGTGACCGATGCGGTGCAGGCCGAGGACGCCAAGGAGGCCGAGAAGGCCGCCGAGGCCCCCAAGCCCGCCGCGGCGACGCCCGCCCCTGAGGCCCCCAAGCCTGCCGAGGCAGCCCCCGCCACCGAGGAAAAGCCCGCCCAGGCCAACTGA
- a CDS encoding peptidoglycan DD-metalloendopeptidase family protein produces the protein MDHSSADRRSADYRSLDELSTEHHEGRHRPGRHRDPAGRGGPSTRTVEQARALRITGMRRRACAGHPLGPPRAAVRTLLVCLLTCLALMCPVGAWAQQVDGELRQLLPLDGPVSRDFRAPDKAWSAGHRGVDLSASEGTPVRAAAAGTISHVGTIAGVRTVSVTHADGLRTTYQPVDPQVRKGERVAVGQVIGTLLSGHGPTTSLHWGLLRGKEYLDPMEWLSGRAEGRVRLLAGGTTVKRPVPEGWSGLMEAGVQILSPSGTAVMPADGPLTSPFGSRTNPVLGTTEVHDGLDIGAPCGAPVRAAWAGTVRYSSVMSGFGNRVEIDHGGQPHVAAASSYNHMADAGVGLVRVGDRVQAGQVIGLVGTTGLSTGCHLHFSTYTAGRAVDPRPFL, from the coding sequence ATGGACCACTCATCTGCCGACCGCCGCTCAGCCGATTACCGCTCCCTCGACGAGCTCTCTACCGAGCACCATGAGGGACGGCACCGTCCGGGGCGGCATCGTGACCCCGCTGGCCGCGGCGGCCCCTCCACCCGCACCGTGGAGCAGGCCCGGGCCCTACGGATCACCGGGATGCGACGCCGTGCCTGCGCGGGCCACCCGCTCGGGCCCCCCCGGGCTGCGGTGCGCACCCTGCTCGTCTGCCTGCTGACATGCCTGGCGCTGATGTGCCCGGTGGGGGCCTGGGCCCAACAGGTCGATGGCGAACTGCGTCAGCTGCTACCGCTCGATGGTCCCGTGAGCCGCGATTTCCGGGCGCCGGACAAGGCCTGGTCAGCGGGCCATCGAGGAGTTGACCTGTCAGCCAGCGAGGGAACCCCGGTGCGTGCGGCCGCCGCGGGCACGATCAGTCATGTCGGCACGATCGCCGGCGTGCGGACCGTGTCGGTGACCCATGCGGATGGCCTGCGCACCACCTACCAGCCCGTGGATCCGCAGGTGCGCAAGGGTGAGCGCGTGGCGGTGGGACAGGTGATCGGCACGCTGCTGTCGGGCCATGGCCCCACCACGAGCCTGCATTGGGGGCTGTTGCGCGGCAAGGAATACCTGGACCCGATGGAATGGCTGTCGGGGCGTGCGGAGGGCCGGGTGAGGCTGCTGGCCGGCGGCACGACGGTGAAGCGCCCGGTTCCTGAAGGCTGGTCCGGGCTGATGGAGGCGGGGGTCCAGATCCTGAGTCCCTCCGGAACCGCGGTGATGCCGGCCGATGGCCCACTCACCTCGCCGTTCGGGTCACGGACCAATCCGGTGCTCGGCACCACCGAGGTGCACGATGGGCTCGATATCGGTGCCCCCTGTGGCGCACCGGTGAGGGCCGCCTGGGCGGGCACGGTGCGCTATTCCTCGGTGATGAGCGGGTTCGGGAACCGGGTTGAGATCGACCACGGCGGGCAACCCCACGTGGCGGCGGCCAGCTCCTACAACCACATGGCCGATGCGGGTGTGGGCCTGGTGCGGGTCGGGGACCGGGTGCAGGCGGGCCAGGTGATCGGGCTGGTGGGCACCACCGGACTGTCCACCGGTTGCCACCTGCACTTCTCGACCTATACGGCCGGACGCGCGGTGGATCCGCGTCCATTCCTGTAG
- a CDS encoding tyrosine recombinase XerC yields the protein MDDAGRMPTGWVRDAGLFADYLRLQRRRSANTERAYLTDLRELALFLQGRGVHDPDHVRLTDLRRWLASQQASEAPATVARRAGTARVFFGWARETGRLGTDPAAGLRSPKLGRRLPQTLTQTEVRELMDAAAAAAAEAGGVRGLRDVAILETLYGSGLRVSELCGLDVGDLDEARGLVRVIGKGDKERIVPLGLPGLRAIEAWRAVRDQWVAPASANALFLGTRGGRINQRVVRRVVHESMRAVPEAPDIGPHGLRHAMATHLLEGGADLRSVQEMLGHASLSTTQIYTHVSDERVRAAYKQAFPRA from the coding sequence ATGGATGACGCGGGAAGGATGCCGACCGGATGGGTCCGGGACGCCGGCCTGTTCGCCGACTACCTGCGCCTCCAACGTCGTCGCTCGGCCAACACCGAACGGGCCTATCTCACCGACCTCAGGGAGCTGGCGCTGTTCCTGCAGGGCAGGGGAGTCCACGATCCGGATCACGTGCGACTCACGGACCTGCGCCGCTGGTTGGCCTCCCAGCAGGCGAGCGAGGCCCCTGCCACGGTGGCGCGCCGCGCCGGCACCGCCCGGGTCTTCTTCGGCTGGGCCCGCGAGACCGGCCGCCTCGGCACCGACCCCGCCGCCGGACTGCGTTCCCCCAAGCTGGGACGTCGCCTGCCCCAGACCCTCACCCAGACCGAGGTGCGTGAGCTGATGGACGCGGCGGCTGCCGCCGCTGCCGAGGCCGGTGGGGTCCGTGGCCTGCGCGATGTCGCCATCCTCGAGACGCTGTACGGCTCGGGCCTGCGGGTCAGCGAGCTGTGTGGCCTCGATGTGGGCGACCTCGACGAGGCCCGGGGCCTGGTGCGGGTGATCGGAAAGGGGGACAAGGAGCGGATCGTGCCGCTGGGGCTGCCCGGACTCAGGGCCATCGAAGCCTGGCGCGCGGTACGCGACCAGTGGGTCGCACCCGCATCGGCCAATGCGCTGTTCCTGGGCACGCGGGGAGGGCGCATCAACCAGCGGGTCGTGCGCCGGGTGGTGCATGAGTCGATGCGTGCGGTTCCCGAGGCCCCCGATATCGGACCCCACGGATTGCGCCACGCCATGGCCACCCACCTGCTCGAGGGGGGAGCCGACCTGCGCAGCGTGCAGGAGATGCTGGGCCATGCCTCGCTGAGCACCACGCAGATCTACACCCATGTGAGCGACGAACGAGTTCGTGCGGCGTACAAGCAGGCCTTTCCCCGGGCCTGA